In Lachnospiraceae bacterium, the DNA window TACAGATTGACATTGACCGTGCAGAGATCAACAAGAATATTAAGGTTGACGCAAGCATCATTGGAGATGCTAAGACTATTTTACGCAGGTTAAATACCCATCTGGATCCTATTAACCATGATGAGTGGATCGCCCATATTGAACGTATGAAGGATATGTATCCGCTGCGTTACAATAAGAATGTACTTACCGGTCCTTTTATTATCCAGACTGTAAATGAAGTTACAGGCGGGGACGCTGTGATCGTAACAGAGGTTGGCCAGCACCAGATGTGGGCGGCCCAGTATTACAAATACCGTCAGCCCAGAACCCTTCTTACTTCCGGTGGACTGGGAACCATGGGATATGGCCTGGGCGCTTCTATTGGTGCTAAAATGGGTTGCAAGGATAAGACTGTTATCAATATTGCAGGTGATGGCTGCTTCCGCATGAATATGAACGAGATCGCTACAGCGACCCGTTACAATATCCCGGTGATCGAACTGATCATCAACAACCATGTATTAGGTATGGTGCGTCAGTGGCAGACTCTCTACTATGGAAAGCGTTATTCCCAGACTGTTCTCAGTGATTCTGTTGATTATGTAAAGATCGCAGAGGCAATGGGAGCAAAGGCTTACAGAGTGACCCAGAAAGAGGAGCTGGCTCCTGTATTAAAAGAGGCGATCTCTTTAAATATCCCTGTTGTCATTGACTGTCAGATCGGCTGTGATGACAAGGTATTCCCAATGGTATCTCCGGGAGCTCCTATCGCAGATGCATTTGATGATACAGACTTAAAGATCAACTAGTTCAGCGTTTTCATAGAAAAAAATTCAACAGTTAACTGAAAATCTAAAAAAGATTCAGATGAAATCTGCTTGAAAAATAAAATGAAACGTTGTATAGTAATTTCTAACACCTTGGAACGTTACCGTGTTATTGGTTTATACTGGTAAAGCAACAGTAAAGACAGAATTACTTATACAAAAATTACTTATACAAGGGCGTATATACACAGGTGGCTTCTCTGTGTGATGCAGGAAAAATTTCCTGTTTGCATCATGCAGGGAAGCCCCTTGCATATAAATAAATGAGGGTACACAATTAATTCCAAGAGGAGGAGAATTATGAGCAGAGTTTACAACTTTTCAGCAGGGCCGGCAGTATTACCGGAAGAAGTCCTGAAAGAAGCAGCAGCAGAAATGCTGGATTACAGAGGCACAGGAATGTCAGTAATGGAGATGAGCCATCGATCTAAATCATATGAGACCATTATTGAAGATGCTGAATCAGATCTGCGCGATCTCTTACACATTCCGGAGAATTATAAGGTGCTTTTTCTTCAGGGCGGCGGTTCTACCCAGTTTGCCATGGTTCCTATGAACCTGATGAAGAACCGCGTGGCAGATTATATCATTACTGGACAGTGGGCAAAGAAAGCGCATAAAGAGGCATCTATTTACGGAAAGGCAAATGCGATCGCTTCCAGTGCTGATAAGACTTTCAGCTATATTCCGGATTGTTCTGACCTGCCTGTATCTGAGGATGCAGATTATGTGTACATCTGTGAAAATAATACTATCTACGGAACAAAGTTCTGGACTCTCCCGAATACAAAGGGAAAGCTGTTAGTAGCAGACCAGTCTTCCTGTTTCTTATCTGAGCCTGTTGACGTATCTAAATATGGCCTGATCTTTGCAGGTGCACAGAAGAACGTAGGACCTGCAGGTACTGTTATCGTTATCATCCGTGAGGATCTGATCACAGAGGATGTATTAGAGGGAACACCTACCATGCTGCGTTACAAGATCCATGCAGATGCAAAATCCCTTTACAATACACCTCCTACATACGGCATTTACATGTGCGGCAAGGTATTTAAGTGGTTAAAGGCAAAAGGCGGCCTGGAAGAGATGAAGAAGATCAACGAGGAGAAGGCAAAGATCCTTTATGATTTCTTAGATGAGAGCAAGCTGTTCAAGGGCACTGTAGTAAAGAAAGACCGTTCTATCATGAACGTACCATTTATCACAGGAAATGAAGAACTGGATGCCTTATTTGTAAAAGAATCCAAAGCAGCAGGACTTGAAAACTTAAAGGGACACAGAACAGTAGGCGGCATGCGTGCAAGTATCTACAATGCAATGCCAAAGGCCGGTGTAGAGAAGCTGGTTGAGTTTATGTCTGATTTTGAGAAGAAACATCTGTGATCTATATGAACACTATTTATGAGGACGAGGAGATAGTATTATGAAAAAGATCCATTGCTTAAATCCAATAGCAGCCTGCGGAACAGACCTGTTCCCGGCTGATTATGAGATGACTGACAATAAAGCAGAGGCAGATGCCTTTTTAGTACGAAGTGCTTCTATGCATGAAATGGAGCTGCCGGAGGGACTTCTGGCAGTAGGACGTGCAGGTGCAGGTGTAAATAACATTCCTTTAGATGAGTGTGCAAAGGCTGGCGTGGTTGTATTTAACACACCAGGTGCCAATGCAAACGGAGTAAAAGAGCTGGTTCTTGCCGGTATGTTTTTAGCTTCCCGTGACATTGTAGGCGGTATTAAATGGTGCCAGGATAATGCCCAGGACGAAAACATTGCAAAAACAACAGAAAAGAGCAAAAAAGCATTTGCAGGCTGGGAATTAAAGGGTAAAAAGTTAGGTGTCATCGGACTTGGCGCTATCGGTGCTGAGGTTGCAAACGCAGCTACCCATCTGGGAATGGAAGTTTACGGTTATGACCCATATATTTCTGTTAATGCAGCATGGAGACTTTCCAGAAATGTAAAGCACATCACCAATGTAGATACTATTTTCCAGGAGTGCGACTATATTACCGTTCATGTGCCGCTGTTAGAGTCCACCAAAGGCATGATCAATAAAGATAAACTGGATATGATGAAGGATGGCGTGGTGATCTTGAACTTTGCAAGGGATACTCTTGTAAATGATGACGATATGGCTGCAGCACTGGAGGCTGGAAAAGTTGCCCGTTATGTCAGCGATTTCCCAAATCCAAAGGTAGTACATATGAAAAATGTGATCCTCACCCCACATCTGGGTGCTTCCACAAGAGAGTCTGAGGACAACTGTGCGGTAATGGCAGTAAAGGAGATTACAGATTATCTGGAAAATGGTAATATTAAAAATTCTGTTAATTATCCGGCCTGCGATATGGGTGTATGCCAGGCAGAAAGCCGTATTGCCGTTCTTCATATGAATATCCCAAATATGATCGGACAGATCACTGCAATACTGGCAGCTCAGGGCGTAAACATTTCTGATATGACTAATAAGAGCCGTGATAAGTTTGCGTATACCTTATTAGATCTGGAACACAAGCCAGAAGAGGCAACTGTGAAGAAATTAAAGGCCATTGATGGCGTTTTACGGGTACGCATAGTGAAATAAAAGGGCGGATCAGAAGGAGAAAAAAATGGCAGCAGTAAAACCATTTATATGCATCAGACCTGCAAAGGAGAATGCAGCTAAGGTTGCATCCCTTCCTTATGACGTATACAACAGGAAAGAGGCGTGTGCGGCTGTAGCAGGAAATCCTGTTTCTTTCTTAAATATTGACAGGGCGGAGACTCAGTTTTCTGATGATGTGGATACTTATGCAGATTGTGTGTATGAAAAGGCGAGAGAGCTTTTAGATACCCAGATCGCAGAAGGTGTGTATGTTACAGATGCAGGAGACCATTATTATCTGTATGAGCTGACCATGGATGGACGCAGCCAGACAGGGATCGTTGCCTGCAGTTCCATTGATGATTATGTAAACGGAGTGGTCAAGAAGCATGAAAACACCAGAGAGGATAAGGAATTAGACCGTATCCGCCATGTGGATACAGTTAATGCCCAGACTGGCCCGATCTTTCTGGCTTACAGACAGAATGAGACCTTAAAGGCTATTGTAGCAGAAGAAAAGGCCAAACCGGTTCTTTATGATTTTGTATCCGATGACGGCATCCGTCACCGGGTATGGAAGATCGATGATCCGGCACAGACTGCGGCTATTGAGGCAGCATTTGCAGCAATTCCGGCTACCTATATTGCAGACGGACATCACAGAGCAGCTTCCGCTGTAAAGGTAGGCTTAAAACGCAGGGCAGAAAACCCTGGATATACAGGTGAAGAGCCATTTAACTACTTCCTGTCTGTTTTGTTCCCGGATGAGGAATTAATGATCCTTCCATACAACCGTGTGGTTAAGGATTTAAATGGAATGAGCAGGGAACAGTTCTTTGAGGCAGTAAAGGGAAAGTTCGAACTGGAAGAAATTGGAAAAGAACCTTATGCACCGGCTGAAAAAGGAACTTTCGGCATGTACCTGGACAACACCTGGTATGCTTTAAAGGTACTTCCCCAGTACAGGAGCACTGATCCGGTAAAGGGACTGGATGTTTCTATTTTACAGGACCAGCTGTTAGGACCGGTACTTGGCATCGGTGATCCAAGAACGGATAAGCGTATTGATTTTATCGGCGGGATCCGGGGATTAAAAGAGCTGGAACGCCGTGTAAGGGAAGACATGGAGATTGCCTTTTCCATGTATCCTACTTCTATTAAAGAGCTTTTAGCAGTAGCAGATGCAGGCCTTTTAATGCCGCCGAAGTCTACCTGGTTTGAACCGAAGTTAAGAAGTGGGTTGTTTATCCATAAATTAAGTTAAATAAGCTGAATGAAAGCCGTCCGGCAGTTGCCAGGCGGCTTTTTGCCTGATCTGCACAATAAGGAATCTTATGACAGGTGGCTGCATTTGATGTACATCCTGGAAAAATGGCGGGTTATACAGATGTTACGCAGGGGGAATATCTTTCGTCTGGTATACCCGTCTCCATTCTTTGGTTCCGTCTACTTTTATGGTCTCACACTGGTTCTTTTGCAGAAATTTTATCAGTTCGTAGCAGTTGATCCAGATCTCGTGGTCACTTTCTTTCTGGGATTCGTCAAAAACCAGCTCCAGACCGAAGTGGAGGTGGGGTTCTTCTATGTTGTTGGTGTTTTCTTTGGAGCTGTAGCCGGTGCGCCCCATATAGCCGATAACGTCTCCGGCCTGGACTAGACTGCCTTCTTTTAAATCAGACTGGAAGGGGTAGTTTTTCCGCAGGTGAGCGTAGTAATAATACCGCTTTTTATCAAAGCTTCGGATCCCGATCCGCCAGCCTCCGTACTGGTTCCAGCCAAGGGCTTCTACATACCCGGATTCTACGGCGATAATGGGAGTTCCCACCTGTCCCATCATGTCGTGGCCTAAGTGGCGG includes these proteins:
- a CDS encoding DUF1015 family protein produces the protein MAAVKPFICIRPAKENAAKVASLPYDVYNRKEACAAVAGNPVSFLNIDRAETQFSDDVDTYADCVYEKARELLDTQIAEGVYVTDAGDHYYLYELTMDGRSQTGIVACSSIDDYVNGVVKKHENTREDKELDRIRHVDTVNAQTGPIFLAYRQNETLKAIVAEEKAKPVLYDFVSDDGIRHRVWKIDDPAQTAAIEAAFAAIPATYIADGHHRAASAVKVGLKRRAENPGYTGEEPFNYFLSVLFPDEELMILPYNRVVKDLNGMSREQFFEAVKGKFELEEIGKEPYAPAEKGTFGMYLDNTWYALKVLPQYRSTDPVKGLDVSILQDQLLGPVLGIGDPRTDKRIDFIGGIRGLKELERRVREDMEIAFSMYPTSIKELLAVADAGLLMPPKSTWFEPKLRSGLFIHKLS
- the serC gene encoding 3-phosphoserine/phosphohydroxythreonine transaminase; translated protein: MSRVYNFSAGPAVLPEEVLKEAAAEMLDYRGTGMSVMEMSHRSKSYETIIEDAESDLRDLLHIPENYKVLFLQGGGSTQFAMVPMNLMKNRVADYIITGQWAKKAHKEASIYGKANAIASSADKTFSYIPDCSDLPVSEDADYVYICENNTIYGTKFWTLPNTKGKLLVADQSSCFLSEPVDVSKYGLIFAGAQKNVGPAGTVIVIIREDLITEDVLEGTPTMLRYKIHADAKSLYNTPPTYGIYMCGKVFKWLKAKGGLEEMKKINEEKAKILYDFLDESKLFKGTVVKKDRSIMNVPFITGNEELDALFVKESKAAGLENLKGHRTVGGMRASIYNAMPKAGVEKLVEFMSDFEKKHL
- a CDS encoding phosphoglycerate dehydrogenase, whose translation is MKKIHCLNPIAACGTDLFPADYEMTDNKAEADAFLVRSASMHEMELPEGLLAVGRAGAGVNNIPLDECAKAGVVVFNTPGANANGVKELVLAGMFLASRDIVGGIKWCQDNAQDENIAKTTEKSKKAFAGWELKGKKLGVIGLGAIGAEVANAATHLGMEVYGYDPYISVNAAWRLSRNVKHITNVDTIFQECDYITVHVPLLESTKGMINKDKLDMMKDGVVILNFARDTLVNDDDMAAALEAGKVARYVSDFPNPKVVHMKNVILTPHLGASTRESEDNCAVMAVKEITDYLENGNIKNSVNYPACDMGVCQAESRIAVLHMNIPNMIGQITAILAAQGVNISDMTNKSRDKFAYTLLDLEHKPEEATVKKLKAIDGVLRVRIVK